In one Oscillospiraceae bacterium genomic region, the following are encoded:
- a CDS encoding transcriptional regulator, whose protein sequence is MEQMKKLPDAEFDIMKVVWANEPPITTNLIMERLGTERGWKAQTVISLMLRLVERGFLSTDKRGKERIYFPLVGRDDYLRFETSSFMRQYHDNSLLDLVSTLYDDKALSDDDIDDLLRWAKQRRE, encoded by the coding sequence ATGGAGCAGATGAAAAAACTACCGGACGCGGAGTTTGACATTATGAAGGTGGTGTGGGCGAACGAACCTCCGATTACAACGAATCTGATTATGGAGCGGCTTGGAACCGAACGGGGCTGGAAAGCGCAGACCGTCATTTCCCTCATGCTCCGGCTGGTGGAACGGGGATTTTTAAGCACGGACAAGCGCGGCAAGGAGCGCATCTACTTTCCCCTGGTCGGCAGGGACGACTACCTGAGGTTTGAAACGAGCAGCTTTATGCGGCAGTACCACGACAATTCCCTGCTGGATCTTGTGAGCACGCTCTATGACGACAAGGCGTTGTCGGACGACGATATTGACGATTTGCTGCGGTGGGCGAAGCAGCGGAGGGAGTAA
- a CDS encoding sodium:proton antiporter, with product MESYHYLFDLAVVLLATKLLGMFTRKFAMPQVVGALLAGLLLGPAMLGVLHETTLLDQISELGVIVLMFNAGLETDVTELKRSGKAAFIIALIGVLLPLAGGFALAAAFNREPGALLQNIFVGVILTATSVSITVETLKELGKLSTRSGNAILGAALIDDVLGIVALTLVTSMAGEGANLLLVLLKIVLFFGLSLAVGLLLHKLADKWFSHYDRDKRRFIVVAFSLCLLYAYVAETVFGVADITGAYIAGLILSKTPRVTYLQNRFDTLSYMLLSPVFFASIGLKVELPSMTGSIVLFSVLLLLIAVITKVAGCGLGARLCGYTGSDSLRIGIGMISRGEVALIVANNGMRYGLMKQAFFGPVVIMVIATTILTPVFLKLVYRGREKDYSELMESQLVNAFEEAEDFDIASQMLLEDHEALCKSGECQDNQ from the coding sequence ATGGAGAGTTATCACTATCTGTTCGACCTGGCCGTGGTGCTGCTGGCCACCAAGCTGCTGGGTATGTTCACCCGTAAATTCGCGATGCCCCAGGTGGTGGGGGCCCTGCTGGCCGGGCTGCTGCTGGGCCCCGCCATGCTGGGCGTGCTGCACGAGACCACCCTGCTGGACCAGATCTCCGAGCTGGGGGTCATCGTGCTCATGTTCAACGCCGGGCTGGAGACCGACGTGACCGAGCTCAAGCGCTCGGGCAAGGCCGCCTTCATCATCGCCCTCATCGGCGTGCTGCTGCCCCTGGCCGGGGGCTTCGCCCTGGCCGCCGCCTTCAACCGGGAGCCGGGCGCCCTGCTCCAAAATATCTTCGTGGGCGTGATCCTCACCGCCACCTCCGTGAGCATCACGGTGGAGACCCTGAAGGAGCTGGGCAAGCTCTCCACCCGCTCGGGCAACGCCATTCTGGGCGCCGCCCTCATTGACGACGTGCTGGGCATCGTGGCCCTGACCCTGGTCACCAGCATGGCGGGCGAGGGGGCCAACCTGCTGCTGGTGCTGCTGAAAATCGTCCTGTTCTTCGGCCTGAGCCTGGCCGTGGGCCTGCTGCTCCACAAGCTGGCCGACAAGTGGTTTTCCCACTACGACCGGGACAAGCGCCGCTTCATCGTGGTGGCCTTCTCCCTGTGCCTGCTCTACGCCTACGTGGCCGAGACGGTCTTCGGCGTGGCCGACATCACGGGGGCCTACATCGCGGGGCTGATCCTGTCCAAGACCCCCCGGGTCACCTATCTGCAAAACCGGTTCGACACCCTGTCCTACATGCTGCTCTCCCCCGTCTTTTTCGCCAGCATCGGCCTGAAGGTGGAGCTGCCCTCCATGACCGGGAGCATCGTGCTCTTCTCGGTGCTGCTGCTGCTCATCGCCGTCATCACCAAGGTGGCGGGCTGCGGCCTGGGGGCCAGGCTGTGCGGCTACACCGGCTCGGACTCCCTGCGCATCGGCATCGGCATGATCAGCCGCGGCGAGGTGGCCCTCATCGTGGCCAACAACGGTATGCGCTACGGGCTGATGAAGCAGGCGTTTTTCGGCCCGGTGGTCATCATGGTCATCGCCACCACCATCCTCACCCCTGTGTTCCTCAAGCTGGTCTACCGCGGCAGGGAGAAGGACTACAGCGAGCTCATGGAGAGCCAGCTGGTCAACGCCTTCGAGGAGGCCGAGGACTTCGACATCGCCAGCCAGATGCTGCTGGAGGATCACGAGGCCCTGTGCAAGTCCGGGGAATGCCAGGACAACCAATAG
- a CDS encoding ATP-binding protein — MAFKSKTEMDDKARQQQAAAGSPRDLEETQLKVDEVKVEEEEESNLRQFTGYKAKVVTVVAIAMSLYCILFVTRVFDNLGLFIPTLSHTAIFLAFLLALGFMLLPIRKGQHKDKLPWYDVIFMLLSIAAPIYLFFTWNVNANRYTFMNFYPFEIALGVLTILGVLEITRRSLGLAMPIVALVFLAHALLGNNLTGVLKVRKIGLSEAVGNMIYHNVGIFGTALETAAAIIVMFIIFSQFLFLIGGGDWFMKLAISVAGRFRGGPAKVAVLSSAFMGMMSGSTTANVATTGVFTIPLMKKSGFRPEYAGAVEAVSSNGGQIMPPIMGLVAFVMADWLGISYWSIAVMAIIPALLYFSSVMIMIDCESRRLGIKGLPREQCGRASYFLKHGWYYLLPIAALIFFLGALRYSAERSVCYAIAVLLAIMVVKELGKMIKKTERVKDSLLSMLRLCLNALKNAALGVMQPGIACACAGIIIGSLTLTQTGLIISDAMVTLAGSNMLLLLVMAALCCFIFGMGMSSLPAYMLVALFVAPALSKFGVPDICSHFFIFWFAIVSFITPPVALGSYVAAGIAGAKPLQTSVQSTRLGFCSFTLPFLFVYNPALLMSGTPLEVIIAIVTGLIGVTYVAFGLSGYSLTKIGMVQRAAFVALGLVLVGTNGIWSAAAIAVGAVLMVLQHFTHKKTLASAA, encoded by the coding sequence ATGGCATTCAAATCCAAAACGGAAATGGACGATAAGGCGCGGCAGCAGCAGGCCGCCGCCGGGTCTCCCCGGGATCTTGAAGAGACGCAGCTGAAGGTGGACGAGGTCAAGGTGGAGGAGGAAGAGGAGAGCAACCTGCGGCAGTTCACCGGCTACAAGGCCAAGGTGGTGACGGTCGTGGCCATCGCCATGAGCCTGTACTGCATTCTCTTCGTCACCCGCGTGTTCGATAACCTCGGCCTCTTCATCCCCACGCTGTCCCACACCGCGATTTTCCTGGCCTTCCTGCTGGCGCTGGGCTTTATGCTGCTGCCCATCCGCAAGGGCCAGCACAAGGACAAGCTGCCCTGGTACGACGTGATCTTCATGCTGCTGTCCATTGCGGCGCCCATCTACCTGTTCTTTACCTGGAATGTCAACGCCAACCGCTATACCTTCATGAATTTCTACCCCTTCGAGATCGCCCTGGGCGTGCTGACCATCCTGGGCGTGCTGGAGATCACCCGCCGCTCCCTGGGCCTGGCCATGCCCATCGTGGCCCTGGTGTTCCTGGCCCACGCGCTGCTGGGCAACAACCTCACCGGCGTGCTGAAGGTGCGCAAGATCGGCCTGAGCGAGGCCGTGGGCAACATGATCTACCACAACGTGGGTATCTTCGGCACCGCGCTGGAGACGGCGGCGGCCATCATCGTCATGTTCATCATCTTCAGCCAGTTCCTCTTCCTCATCGGCGGAGGCGACTGGTTCATGAAGCTGGCGATCTCGGTGGCCGGCCGGTTCCGCGGCGGCCCCGCCAAGGTGGCGGTGCTCTCCAGCGCCTTTATGGGCATGATGTCGGGCAGCACCACCGCCAACGTGGCCACCACCGGCGTGTTCACCATCCCCCTGATGAAAAAGTCGGGCTTCCGGCCCGAGTACGCCGGCGCGGTGGAGGCGGTCTCCTCCAACGGCGGGCAGATTATGCCGCCCATCATGGGCCTGGTGGCCTTCGTCATGGCGGACTGGCTGGGCATCTCCTACTGGTCCATCGCGGTGATGGCCATCATCCCGGCGCTGCTCTACTTCAGCTCGGTCATGATAATGATCGACTGCGAGTCCCGCCGCCTGGGCATCAAGGGCCTGCCCCGTGAACAGTGCGGCAGGGCCTCCTATTTCCTCAAGCACGGCTGGTACTACCTGCTGCCCATCGCGGCCCTCATTTTCTTCCTGGGCGCGCTGCGCTACTCCGCCGAGCGCTCCGTCTGCTACGCCATCGCCGTGCTGCTGGCCATCATGGTGGTCAAGGAGCTGGGCAAGATGATCAAAAAGACCGAGCGGGTGAAGGACAGCCTGCTGTCCATGCTGCGCCTGTGCCTGAACGCGCTGAAAAACGCCGCCCTGGGCGTCATGCAGCCGGGCATCGCCTGCGCCTGCGCGGGCATCATCATCGGCTCACTCACCCTGACTCAGACCGGCCTTATCATTTCGGACGCCATGGTCACCCTGGCCGGGTCCAACATGCTGCTCCTGCTGGTGATGGCGGCCCTGTGCTGCTTCATCTTCGGCATGGGCATGAGCTCGCTGCCCGCCTACATGCTTGTGGCCCTCTTCGTGGCCCCGGCCCTGTCCAAATTCGGCGTGCCCGACATCTGCAGCCACTTCTTTATCTTCTGGTTCGCCATCGTCTCCTTCATCACCCCGCCCGTGGCGCTGGGCTCCTACGTGGCGGCGGGCATTGCGGGGGCGAAGCCGCTTCAGACCTCGGTGCAGTCCACCCGCCTGGGCTTCTGCTCCTTCACGCTGCCCTTCCTCTTTGTGTACAACCCGGCCCTGCTGATGAGCGGGACGCCCCTGGAGGTAATCATCGCCATCGTCACGGGCCTGATCGGCGTAACCTACGTGGCCTTCGGCCTGTCGGGCTACTCTCTGACCAAAATCGGCATGGTCCAGCGCGCGGCCTTCGTGGCCCTGGGCCTGGTGCTGGTGGGGACCAACGGGATCTGGTCGGCGGCGGCCATCGCCGTGGGCGCGGTTCTGATGGTGCTCCAGCACTTTACCCACAAAAAAACGCTGGCAAGCGCGGCCTAG
- the kce_5 gene encoding 3-keto-5-aminohexanoate cleavage enzyme, whose protein sequence is MRKVIITAAVCGGLQSRSVAPYLPEQPDEVAQAAVECWEAGASVVHIHARDKQGRVTADPDIHRDINRRVREQCDVIVNNSTGVGPGTGFEERMGVLEAMPDAASFNMGSMVRTKFNPGSLFINTREQIETMAKAMLDKGIKPEMEVFGQPMFAEVRNLIEKGLVKPPYWLNLIIGSSNQGAIPATAKDVLSMFEYVRQFPEDTVCSVTVIGRSQLQLTSLGCLLGGHIRVGMEDNIYMDYHVYAEKNAQFVQRAADFVRSMQMEVATPAQAREMLGIG, encoded by the coding sequence ATGAGGAAAGTGATCATTACGGCCGCCGTGTGCGGCGGCCTGCAGAGCAGGAGCGTGGCCCCCTACCTCCCCGAGCAGCCGGACGAGGTGGCCCAGGCGGCCGTCGAGTGCTGGGAGGCGGGCGCCTCCGTGGTCCACATCCACGCCCGGGACAAGCAGGGCAGAGTGACCGCGGACCCGGACATCCACCGGGACATCAACCGGCGTGTGCGGGAGCAGTGCGACGTCATCGTCAACAACTCCACGGGCGTGGGGCCGGGCACCGGCTTTGAGGAGCGCATGGGGGTGCTGGAGGCCATGCCCGACGCGGCCTCCTTCAATATGGGCTCCATGGTGCGCACCAAATTCAACCCCGGCTCCCTCTTCATCAACACCCGGGAGCAGATTGAGACCATGGCCAAGGCCATGCTGGACAAGGGCATCAAGCCCGAGATGGAGGTCTTTGGCCAGCCCATGTTCGCCGAGGTGCGGAACCTGATTGAAAAGGGCCTGGTGAAGCCCCCCTACTGGCTCAACCTGATCATCGGCAGCTCCAACCAGGGCGCCATCCCCGCCACCGCCAAGGACGTGCTGTCCATGTTCGAGTACGTGCGCCAGTTCCCCGAGGACACGGTGTGCTCCGTGACCGTCATCGGGCGCAGCCAGCTCCAGCTGACCTCCCTGGGCTGCCTGCTGGGCGGCCACATCCGGGTGGGGATGGAGGACAATATCTACATGGACTACCACGTCTACGCCGAGAAGAACGCCCAGTTCGTCCAGCGGGCCGCGGACTTCGTGCGCAGTATGCAGATGGAGGTGGCCACCCCGGCGCAGGCGCGGGAAATGCTGGGGATCGGCTAG
- a CDS encoding GntR family transcriptional regulator, whose amino-acid sequence MEPINIKTKTKYAYDEIKKQIIDGKLNKGSRLIIQDLANELNISSTPVREALAKLESEGLIENQPHVGAIVTGLDVQRIREITIIRSELEHFAIRNLPRENLNEITLRLHDILEKMKAALSLSDEQIYFDLTWDFTSLIFSHCGNKYLYHLLLDLREQSNYFLIAHLYVHNSREESYQVHEQFYHLLLEGRSEEAAEIFRAFKLRVRGAFIDVLQTRGVQGFSQ is encoded by the coding sequence ATGGAACCTATCAATATTAAAACCAAAACGAAGTACGCCTACGACGAGATCAAGAAGCAGATCATCGACGGGAAGCTGAACAAGGGCTCCCGCCTGATCATCCAGGACCTGGCCAACGAGCTCAACATCAGCAGCACCCCCGTCCGGGAGGCGCTGGCCAAGCTGGAGTCGGAGGGCCTGATTGAAAACCAGCCCCACGTGGGCGCCATCGTCACCGGGCTGGACGTCCAGCGGATCCGGGAGATTACGATCATCCGCTCCGAGCTGGAGCATTTCGCCATCCGCAACCTGCCCAGGGAGAACCTCAACGAAATTACCCTGCGGCTGCACGATATTCTGGAGAAGATGAAGGCCGCCCTCTCCCTGAGCGACGAGCAGATCTACTTCGACCTCACCTGGGATTTCACCAGCCTCATTTTCTCCCACTGCGGCAACAAGTACCTCTACCACCTGCTGCTGGACCTGCGGGAGCAGTCCAACTACTTCCTTATCGCCCACCTCTACGTCCACAACAGCCGCGAGGAGTCCTACCAGGTCCACGAGCAGTTCTACCACCTGCTGCTGGAGGGCAGGTCCGAGGAGGCGGCCGAAATTTTCCGGGCCTTCAAGCTGCGGGTGCGCGGCGCCTTTATCGACGTGCTGCAGACCCGGGGCGTGCAGGGCTTCTCCCAATAA